The following nucleotide sequence is from Gemmatimonadota bacterium.
GGGAACCCCCAGAAGCGGGGGGTGTGCACGCGCGTGTACACGACCACGCCCAAGAAGCCCAACTCGGCGCTCCGCAAGGTCGCCCGCGTGCGGCTGACCAACGGCTACGAGGTCACGGCCTACATCCCTGGCGAGGGGCACAACCTGCAGGAGCACTCGATCGTCATGATCCGCGGCGGCCGGGTGAAGGACCTGCCGGGAGTGCGCTACCACATCATCCGGGGCACCCTGGACGCGAGCGGCGTTGCCGAACGACGTCAGGGGCGATCGAAGTACGGCGCCAAGAGGCCGAGGTAAGAGATGAGCCGACGCAACCAGGCGGTGGTCCGCAAGGTGCCCGCCGATCCGATCTACGAGTCGACGCTCGTCACCAAGTTCATCAACGACCTGATGGTGGCCGGGAAGAAGTCGCTCTCCGAGAAGATCTTCTACGACGCCATGAAGGTGGTCGAAGAGAAGAGCGGCCAGCCCGCGATCAACGTGTTTCGCCAGGCGATTTCAAACGCCAAGCCCACCCTGGAGGTGAAGAGCCGCAGGGTAGGTGGCGCTACGTACCAGGTGCCGATCGAGGTACGGCAGGAGCGGCGGCAAGCGCTCGCGATCAAGTGGATGATCGGATTCGCGCGGCAGCGCGGCGAGCGCACGATGGTGGACAAGCTGGCGGCGGAGATCCTGTCCGCGAGCCGCAACGAGGGAAGCACCATCAAGAAGAAGGACGATACGCACCGGATGGCGGAGGCCAACAAGGCCTTCGCGCACTACCGCTGGTAGCAGCGCCACACGCGCGCGCGACGGAATAGCTAGAGACGATGGCGAGGATCACCCCGCTCGAGAAGCTCCGGAATATCGGCATCATGGCGCACATCGATGCCGGTAAGACGACGACTACGGAGCGCATCCTGTATTACACGGGTCGCGTGCACCGGATGGGCGAGGTGCATGAAGGCGCGGCGACCATGGACTGGATGGAGCAGGAGCAGGAGCGCGGGATCACCATCACGTCCGCCGCAACGACGGCGTTCTGGAAGCGGTCGGACGAAGACTACCGCATCAACATCATCGACACCCCGGGCCACGTGGACTTCACCGTGGAGGTGGAGCGCAGCCTGCGGGTCCTCGACGGCGCGGTGGCCGTGTTCTGCGCGGTGGGTGGCGTGGAGCCTCAGTCGGAAACCGTGTGGCGCCAGGCGGACCGCTACGAAGTGCCGCGTATCGCGTTCGTCAACAAGATGGACCGGATAGGCGCCGACTTCATGAACGTCGTGGAAATGATCCGCGACCGGCTCGGCGCGCGTGCGTTTCCGATCCAGATTCCCCTGGGCGAAGGTGAGTTGTTCACCGGCTTGATCGACATCGTACGTCAGATCGAGGTCGTGTACGACGAGGAGTCGCTGGGCGCCAAGTGGGAAGAGGGACCGGTGCCGAACTCGCTCCAGGCGAAGGTCGTTGAACTCCGCGACGAACTCATCGAAGCCGCCGTCGAGTTCGACGACGAGTTGATGGAGAAGTACCTGGAGGGCACCGAGCTGAGCGACGACGAGGTCGCGCGGGCCATTCGCGCCGCGACTCTCGCCAACGGGATAACGCCCGTCCTGTGCGGATCGGCGTTCAAGAACAAGGGCGTGCAGCAGCTGCTGGACGCCGTGATCGACTATCTGCCGTCGCCGATCGACGTGGGCGCCATCACCGGTCACCCGCCTTACCACGACGAGCAGCTGGTCGAGCGCGAGCCGAAGGACGACGAGCCCTTCGCCGCCCTCGCCTTCAAGATCGCGACGGATCCGTACGTCGGGAAGCTGACGTTCTTCCGCGTGTATTCGGGGTCGCTGGCGTCGGGGTCCTACGTCCAGAACTCCACCAAGGACAAGCGCGAGCGCATCGGTCGCCTGCTGCAGATGCACGCGAACCACCGCGAGGAGCGCGAGGAGTTGTACGCGGGGGACATCGCCGCGGCCATCGGCCTGAAGGATACGAAGACCGGCGACACGCTGTGCGACGCGAGCGACCCGATCATCCTGGAAGC
It contains:
- the fusA gene encoding elongation factor G; this encodes MARITPLEKLRNIGIMAHIDAGKTTTTERILYYTGRVHRMGEVHEGAATMDWMEQEQERGITITSAATTAFWKRSDEDYRINIIDTPGHVDFTVEVERSLRVLDGAVAVFCAVGGVEPQSETVWRQADRYEVPRIAFVNKMDRIGADFMNVVEMIRDRLGARAFPIQIPLGEGELFTGLIDIVRQIEVVYDEESLGAKWEEGPVPNSLQAKVVELRDELIEAAVEFDDELMEKYLEGTELSDDEVARAIRAATLANGITPVLCGSAFKNKGVQQLLDAVIDYLPSPIDVGAITGHPPYHDEQLVEREPKDDEPFAALAFKIATDPYVGKLTFFRVYSGSLASGSYVQNSTKDKRERIGRLLQMHANHREEREELYAGDIAAAIGLKDTKTGDTLCDASDPIILEAMRFPEPVISVAIEPKTKVDQDKLGAGLQKLAEEDPTFRVHTDEETGQTIISGMGELHLEIIVDRLRREFKVDANVGRPQVAYRETIRKPAVKVEGKFIRQSGGRGQYGHVVINIEPGQPGTGFVFEDKIVGGSVPREYIGSVEQGIKEAMETGVLAGYPMVDVRVELIDGSYHDVDSSEMAFKIAGSIALKEGARKAGLVLLEPIMDVEVVTPGEYMGDVMGDLSSRRGKIGGMTQRAEAQVIGASVPLAEMFGYSTRLRSLTQGRAVYSMQFAHYEEVPKSKAEEIIAKIGG
- the rpsG gene encoding 30S ribosomal protein S7: MSRRNQAVVRKVPADPIYESTLVTKFINDLMVAGKKSLSEKIFYDAMKVVEEKSGQPAINVFRQAISNAKPTLEVKSRRVGGATYQVPIEVRQERRQALAIKWMIGFARQRGERTMVDKLAAEILSASRNEGSTIKKKDDTHRMAEANKAFAHYRW
- the rpsL gene encoding 30S ribosomal protein S12: MPTISQLVRKGRKKVAKKDKAPALQGNPQKRGVCTRVYTTTPKKPNSALRKVARVRLTNGYEVTAYIPGEGHNLQEHSIVMIRGGRVKDLPGVRYHIIRGTLDASGVAERRQGRSKYGAKRPR